One window from the genome of Panulirus ornatus isolate Po-2019 chromosome 26, ASM3632096v1, whole genome shotgun sequence encodes:
- the LOC139757460 gene encoding uncharacterized protein — protein sequence SPDGTFGQAGINVRGAGVRLGQADAITGTGFGQPNIGIRASATGFNQAGVGLGGTGPAFGQANVNSGFNTGGRGGSGSGTFGSGQGAGIGQGATRVIEAPATPTVTNTITIDHYVTVTDLAFHSVPVTLTDLVVRTTTLTTARVIRTPVDDRVALQTTVVIRPTSLTVTCSKYYYNVVTDVSVDHVIITHTSYIIDQLTYTTTATQASTYASTMVRTIVHTQRTTVTDYHTITNTVHGQAGAYYY from the exons AGCCCCGATGGCACCTTCGGCCAAGCCGGTATCAACGTACGCGGCGCTGGAGTCAGGTTAGGCCAAGCTGATGCCATCACTGGAACCGGGTTCGGCCAACCTAATATTGGCATAAGAGCCTCTGCAACCGGGTTCAACCAGGCTGGTGTTGGCCTAGGAGGCACTGGGCCCGCGTTCGGGCAAGCTAATGTCAATTCGGGATTTAACACAGGCGGACGTGGTGGTTCTGGCAGCGGTACATTCGGCAGTGGTCAAGGAGCCGGCATCGGTCAAGGAGCCACCAGAGTCATAGAagcaccagccacacccacagtcactaacaccatcaccatcgacCACTACGTGACCGTGACTGACCTAGCTTTCCATAGTGTACCCGTCACCTTGACTGACCTCGTCGTGAGGACCACAACTCTCACAACTGCTCGG GTCATCCGCACACCCGTCGATGACCGTGTAGCCCTACAGACAACTGTGGTAATCAGACCCACGTCCCTGACGGTCACTTGTAGCAAATACTACTACAATGTGGTCACTGACGTCTCTGTAGACCATGTCATTATCACCCACACTTCCTATATAATCGACCAACTCACATACACCACAACAGCCACCCAGGC ATCGACGTACGCATCTACCATGGTTCGTACCATCGTCCACACCCAGAGGACAACAGTCACggactaccacaccatcactaacaccgtCCATGGCCAAGCTGGTGCATATTATTATTAA